In a genomic window of Epinephelus lanceolatus isolate andai-2023 chromosome 3, ASM4190304v1, whole genome shotgun sequence:
- the LOC117254955 gene encoding serine hydrolase-like protein isoform X1, with amino-acid sequence MRTLLQTLRSVRNFVTSTAMDIQVSELFVPVPWGEIRGRVWGPDHGRPVLCLHGWADNCGAFSTLIPLLPKECRYVAIDLAGHGRSSHRPLGDFYSLPTYVADVRRVADALQLRKFSIIGHSMGGDIAGMFSALYPEMVDALVILDAYGFFPTDLKELSKAMRQGMDEILQFEKKTGQERVYTYEKAAERLLAANPTLSEQSVRILLERGLVQVEGGFVFSRDLRVNFKYILLNTLEQSLVMQSKIQASVLVVLAEEGFDKIFSEPATRKFCPTLLQGFQDRNDTVARVPGDHHVHLNKPEVVAPLVSDFLRTKVLPRPNTREHKL; translated from the exons ATGCGAACACTACTGCAAACTTTACGAAGCGTTAGAAACTTTGTTACATCAACTGCAATGGATATACAAG TTTCAGAGCTGTTTGTACCGGTGCCCTGGGGAGAGATCAGAGGAAGGGTCTGGGGTCCTGATCACGGCCGTCCTGTGCTGTGCCTGCATGGCTGGGCTGACAACTGTGGTGCATTCAGCACCCTCATTCCCCTGCTACCTAAAG AGTGCAGATATGTGGCGATAGACCTGGCAGGTCATGGTCGCTCATCACACCGTCCTCTTGGAGATTTCTACTCTCTTCCCACCTACGTGGCGGACGTACGCAGAGTcgctgatg CTCTGCAGCTGCGGAAATTCTCCATCATAGGCCACAGTATGG GTGGTGACATTGCTGGAATG TTCAGCGCACTGTATCCTGAGATGGTGGATGCTCTGGTGATTTTGGACGCTTACGGATTTTTTCCAACAGACTTG AAAGAACTTTCCAAAGCGATGAGGCAGGGGATGGATGAGATATTGCAGTTTGAAAAAAAGACAGGACAGGAAAGAGTTTACACTTACGAGAAGGCAGCTGAGAG gTTGTTGGCTGCAAACCCCACTCTGTCTGAACAGTCAGTGCGCATCCTTTTAGAGCGAGGTCTAGTTCAAGTTGAAGGAG GATTTGTGTTCTCCAGAGACCTCAGAGTTAATTTT aaaTACATATTGCTAAACACTTTGGAGCAGAGTCTGGTGATGCAGTCGAAGATTCAAGCCTCTGTTCTAGTTGTTCT AGCAGAAGAAGGCTTCGATAAAATCTTTTCTGAGCCAGCTACAAGAAAATTTTGCCCAACACTTCTCCAAGGCTTCCAGGACAGAAAT GACACGGTGGCGAGGGTACCAGGCGATCATCACGTTCATCTGAACAAGCCAGAAGTCGTCGCTCCACTTGTGTCTGACTTCCTGCGAACCAAAGTGTTGCCCCGTCCAAACACCAGAGAGCACAAGTTATAA
- the LOC117254955 gene encoding serine hydrolase-like protein isoform X2 gives MRTLLQTLRSVRNFVTSTAMDIQELFVPVPWGEIRGRVWGPDHGRPVLCLHGWADNCGAFSTLIPLLPKECRYVAIDLAGHGRSSHRPLGDFYSLPTYVADVRRVADALQLRKFSIIGHSMGGDIAGMFSALYPEMVDALVILDAYGFFPTDLKELSKAMRQGMDEILQFEKKTGQERVYTYEKAAERLLAANPTLSEQSVRILLERGLVQVEGGFVFSRDLRVNFKYILLNTLEQSLVMQSKIQASVLVVLAEEGFDKIFSEPATRKFCPTLLQGFQDRNDTVARVPGDHHVHLNKPEVVAPLVSDFLRTKVLPRPNTREHKL, from the exons ATGCGAACACTACTGCAAACTTTACGAAGCGTTAGAAACTTTGTTACATCAACTGCAATGGATATACAAG AGCTGTTTGTACCGGTGCCCTGGGGAGAGATCAGAGGAAGGGTCTGGGGTCCTGATCACGGCCGTCCTGTGCTGTGCCTGCATGGCTGGGCTGACAACTGTGGTGCATTCAGCACCCTCATTCCCCTGCTACCTAAAG AGTGCAGATATGTGGCGATAGACCTGGCAGGTCATGGTCGCTCATCACACCGTCCTCTTGGAGATTTCTACTCTCTTCCCACCTACGTGGCGGACGTACGCAGAGTcgctgatg CTCTGCAGCTGCGGAAATTCTCCATCATAGGCCACAGTATGG GTGGTGACATTGCTGGAATG TTCAGCGCACTGTATCCTGAGATGGTGGATGCTCTGGTGATTTTGGACGCTTACGGATTTTTTCCAACAGACTTG AAAGAACTTTCCAAAGCGATGAGGCAGGGGATGGATGAGATATTGCAGTTTGAAAAAAAGACAGGACAGGAAAGAGTTTACACTTACGAGAAGGCAGCTGAGAG gTTGTTGGCTGCAAACCCCACTCTGTCTGAACAGTCAGTGCGCATCCTTTTAGAGCGAGGTCTAGTTCAAGTTGAAGGAG GATTTGTGTTCTCCAGAGACCTCAGAGTTAATTTT aaaTACATATTGCTAAACACTTTGGAGCAGAGTCTGGTGATGCAGTCGAAGATTCAAGCCTCTGTTCTAGTTGTTCT AGCAGAAGAAGGCTTCGATAAAATCTTTTCTGAGCCAGCTACAAGAAAATTTTGCCCAACACTTCTCCAAGGCTTCCAGGACAGAAAT GACACGGTGGCGAGGGTACCAGGCGATCATCACGTTCATCTGAACAAGCCAGAAGTCGTCGCTCCACTTGTGTCTGACTTCCTGCGAACCAAAGTGTTGCCCCGTCCAAACACCAGAGAGCACAAGTTATAA
- the LOC117255004 gene encoding serine hydrolase-like protein: protein MMQALKGVRHLQSSAIKQAVSELSFPVPWGEIKGKVWGPDHGRPVLCLHGWADNCGTFNTLIPLLPKECRYVAVDLSGHGWSSHRPPGVFYNFPGYLLDVRRVIDALQWSKFSIIGHSMGGNIAGMFSSLYPEMVDALVLLDSYGFLPTDPKEMLEVMRQGTDQMIEYEKMTREKTRRVYTYENAVERLLAANPTLSEHSVRILLERGIVEVEGGVAFTRDFRINLKNTSRISFEQALELQSGIQAPVLVVIAEDGFEKLFVKPEHRPFTSAILQAYRDRNHSVVVTVPGDHHIHLNNPEVVAPLVSDFLLTKLLKRTAKQTEKQASVS from the exons ATGATGCAGGCTTTGAAAGGCGTCAGACATCTTCAGTCCAGTGCTATAAAACAAGCAG TTTCAGAGCTCTCCTTCCCGGTGCCATGGGGAGAAATCAAAGGGAAAGTCTGGGGTCCTGATCACGGTCGGCCTGTGCTGTGCCTGCACGGATGGGCTGACAACTGTGGCACATTCAACACCCTCATTCCCCTGCTACCCAAAG AGTGCAGATACGTGGCAGTGGACCTGTCAGGTCACGGTTGGTCGTCGCATCGTCCTCCTGGAGTTTTCTACAATTTTCCTGGGTATCTGCTGGATGTACGCAGGGTCATTGACG CTCTGCAGTGGAGTAAATTCTCCATCATAGGCCACAGCATGG GTGGTAACATTGCTGGAATG TTCAGTTCACTGTATCCTGAGATGGTGGATGCTCTTGTTTTGCTGGACTCATATGGATTCTTACCCACAGATCCG AAAGAAATGCTTGAAGTAATGAGGCAGGGGACAGATCAGATGATTGAGTATGAAAAAATGACGAGAGAGAAGACGAGGAGAGTCTACACTTATGAAAATGCAGTAGAGAG gCTGTTGGCTGCAAACCCAACTCTGTCTGAACACTCTGTGCGCATCCTTTTAGAGCGAGGTATAGTTGAAGTTGAAGGAG GTGTGGCCTTTACCAGAGACTTTCGGATTAATCTG AAAAATACATCGCGCATCAGTTTTGAGCAGGCTCTGGAACTGCAGTCGGGGATACAAGCCCCCGTTTTAGTTGTTAT AGCAGAGGACGGCTTTGAGAAACTATTTGTGAAACCAGAGCACAGACCATTTACATCAGCAATTCTCCAGGCCTATAGGGACAgaaat caCTCTGTGGTGGTGACGGTACCAGGCGATCATCACATCCATCTGAATAACCCTGAAGTCGTTGCTCCACTTGTGTCTGACTTTCTGCTGACAAAACTGTTGAAACGGACAgctaaacaaacagaaaaacaggccTCAGTGTCAtag